A stretch of Paenibacillus peoriae DNA encodes these proteins:
- a CDS encoding ABC transporter ATP-binding protein: protein MKKGGWLSQVKELGYLLMFMNRKRKTQYAIGLAVTALTQTLFLIAFSLVVHNLVDFAVSRDTSLMVEAFIILGAVLFLENVISPWFIYLNQRSVELTVLNIRERLYDKLCRVRPRFLEQTHHGDLLSRVNNDVTTVEFTFSQVYFVLLLQVVFCIGSIVSMVLIDWRFAGVSFVILLLSSVVSLKFARDIRALSEQGLLTLGKMTEKFKDFMGGIQIVKLFRIRTIYGQYEALNEQMTQTLRQTAQKNGMQAAVNHFISYVTFCGIIVIGSLLYAYGLMGMGSVAALAVLQVNLTHALLNLGMVLSMTQNSLAGAHRIQEVLREEEEPERLGSPHSELVSEAAVEFRDVEFSYQADKKVLVDISMQVFPGQVAAIVGTSGSGKSTLIKLLLGFYPVDSGEILLQGKPFGHYTLEEIRRQIAYVPQEPFLFTGTIEENIRYGNPDATDEEVIEAAKAAYAHHFIQELPEQYKTPVGERGASLSGGQRQRIAIARAILKNAPILLLDEATSALDNESQHWVQQALNVLMKGRTTILIAHRLSTVEHADLITVMNQGTVVERGRHQDLLALGGFYARLYG from the coding sequence ATGAAAAAGGGCGGATGGCTCTCGCAAGTGAAAGAACTCGGCTACTTGCTGATGTTTATGAACCGCAAGCGCAAAACCCAGTACGCCATTGGCCTGGCCGTGACGGCGCTCACCCAGACATTGTTCCTGATCGCCTTCAGCTTGGTCGTACATAACTTGGTTGATTTCGCCGTGTCCCGGGATACGTCCCTGATGGTGGAAGCCTTTATTATTTTGGGCGCGGTCTTGTTCCTGGAAAATGTGATTTCTCCCTGGTTCATTTACTTAAACCAGCGCAGTGTCGAGCTGACTGTGCTGAATATCCGCGAACGTCTTTATGACAAGCTGTGCCGGGTGCGGCCGAGATTCCTGGAGCAGACGCACCATGGGGACTTGCTGTCGCGGGTGAACAACGACGTAACGACCGTTGAGTTTACATTCTCGCAGGTTTACTTCGTTTTGCTGCTTCAAGTTGTCTTTTGCATCGGCTCCATTGTCTCCATGGTGTTGATCGATTGGCGGTTTGCCGGCGTATCCTTCGTCATTCTGCTGCTGTCCTCCGTGGTCAGCCTGAAATTTGCGCGGGATATTCGCGCCTTGTCCGAACAAGGCTTGCTAACGCTCGGTAAAATGACCGAAAAATTCAAAGATTTTATGGGCGGCATTCAAATTGTGAAGCTGTTCCGCATCCGAACGATTTACGGCCAGTACGAGGCGTTGAACGAACAAATGACGCAGACGCTTCGGCAAACCGCGCAGAAGAATGGCATGCAGGCTGCGGTGAATCATTTTATCAGCTACGTCACGTTCTGCGGCATCATCGTCATCGGCAGTCTTCTTTATGCCTACGGACTGATGGGAATGGGAAGCGTCGCCGCCCTGGCGGTTCTGCAAGTGAATCTGACGCATGCCTTGTTGAACTTGGGGATGGTTCTGTCGATGACCCAAAATTCGCTCGCGGGCGCTCATCGGATTCAAGAGGTACTAAGAGAGGAAGAGGAACCGGAGCGTTTGGGATCTCCTCACAGCGAGCTCGTGTCGGAGGCTGCGGTGGAGTTTCGCGATGTGGAATTTTCCTATCAGGCGGATAAAAAGGTGCTTGTCGACATCTCCATGCAGGTGTTTCCCGGCCAGGTCGCCGCTATCGTGGGGACCAGCGGCAGCGGCAAAAGTACGCTGATCAAGCTGCTGCTCGGCTTTTATCCTGTGGACAGCGGAGAAATCCTGCTCCAAGGCAAACCGTTCGGCCATTACACGCTGGAAGAAATCCGCAGGCAGATTGCATACGTTCCGCAGGAGCCATTCTTGTTTACCGGCACGATTGAGGAAAACATCCGCTACGGCAACCCGGATGCAACGGATGAAGAAGTGATCGAAGCGGCCAAAGCGGCGTACGCTCACCATTTCATTCAGGAACTTCCTGAACAGTATAAAACGCCGGTGGGAGAGAGAGGAGCGTCGTTGTCGGGCGGACAAAGGCAGCGAATTGCGATCGCACGGGCGATTCTCAAAAACGCCCCGATTCTGCTGCTGGACGAAGCGACTTCCGCGCTGGATAACGAATCCCAGCATTGGGTACAGCAGGCCTTGAACGTATTGATGAAGGGGCGCACCACCATTCTGATCGCCCACCGACTCAGCACCGTGGAACATGCGGATTTGATTACCGTCATGAACCAAGGGACGGTCGTCGAGCGGGGCCGCCATCAGGACCTGCTGGCGCTCGGAGGTTTTTACGCCCGGCTGTACGGCTAG
- a CDS encoding ABC transporter ATP-binding protein yields the protein MEADRQPSVLEQGTAAPSKRQTAYAAWKAFRWLMSYVSRHKGWMIVGVLSAIAAAVIEIWTGSLIEQLTTQAEKGAGPIVLQIVYTVFVVILIGVPAKFFMSFGVERSSASAVQDIRNHVMRHIGKLPVSYLEKQHSGDVLSRINNDLQLIQQFMIRDLAQWFYHPLLFIGCFTYLIYLQWELMLYSLLLFPVALLVSQWIGKQLERLTEEAQANMGRMNVNLQDTLGGMPIVKSYLLSGMLSRSYQVLLQLTAQKKLAVKKREAWVNPLLSTLMISPIIFAVSYGSYLIYKGQLGAGELIAFLYLLNLCLEPLEHIPELITRTFEMAGALRRVSEIVEQPTETENGRSLPKASASPIEFQNVTFGYEERSPILRNVSFSVPEGKTIALVGASGGGKSTVFKLVYGFYPLPEDQGEIRVFGSLIHGADPEQLRSHFSVVTQDSYLFSGTIAENIGYGREVASMDEIIEAAKAAQAHSFIMQLPDGYQTYVGERGGFLSGGQRQRIAMARAFLKDAPVLLLDEPTSALDPESESAVQEALGVLMKQRTTMVIAHRLSTVQNADEIWVMEQGSIVEKGTHEQLLKMKGLYAQSYYQEFTESAERREVAYT from the coding sequence ATGGAAGCTGACCGCCAGCCGTCTGTTCTAGAACAAGGCACAGCGGCGCCTTCCAAGCGTCAAACCGCTTACGCCGCCTGGAAAGCGTTCCGCTGGTTGATGTCCTATGTAAGCCGTCACAAAGGCTGGATGATCGTCGGTGTCTTGTCCGCGATTGCCGCCGCCGTTATTGAGATATGGACGGGAAGTTTGATCGAGCAGCTGACCACCCAGGCCGAGAAGGGGGCGGGGCCAATCGTTCTGCAAATCGTGTACACGGTCTTTGTGGTCATCTTGATCGGTGTGCCGGCGAAGTTTTTCATGAGCTTCGGCGTGGAGCGAAGCAGCGCCTCTGCGGTGCAGGATATCCGCAACCATGTCATGCGTCATATCGGCAAACTCCCGGTCTCCTATTTGGAAAAGCAGCACTCCGGCGACGTATTGTCGCGGATCAACAACGACCTGCAGCTCATCCAGCAGTTTATGATTCGGGACCTCGCCCAGTGGTTTTATCATCCGCTGTTGTTCATCGGCTGTTTCACTTATTTGATCTACCTCCAATGGGAGCTGATGCTGTACAGCCTGCTGTTATTTCCCGTAGCGCTGCTGGTTTCCCAATGGATCGGCAAGCAGTTGGAGCGGTTGACGGAGGAAGCCCAGGCGAACATGGGCCGAATGAACGTCAACCTCCAGGATACACTTGGAGGTATGCCTATTGTAAAAAGCTACCTGCTATCCGGCATGTTATCTCGCTCCTACCAAGTGCTGCTGCAATTGACGGCTCAAAAAAAGCTGGCCGTGAAAAAGCGGGAAGCCTGGGTCAACCCGCTGCTTTCCACGCTGATGATCAGCCCGATCATTTTCGCCGTCAGTTACGGAAGCTATTTGATCTACAAAGGGCAGCTAGGCGCGGGGGAGCTGATCGCCTTCCTGTACTTGCTGAATCTGTGTCTGGAGCCGCTGGAGCATATTCCCGAGCTCATCACGCGGACGTTCGAAATGGCCGGTGCCCTGAGAAGGGTCTCCGAAATCGTCGAGCAGCCGACCGAAACGGAAAATGGCCGTTCGCTTCCGAAAGCGAGCGCCTCCCCCATCGAGTTTCAGAACGTAACCTTCGGGTATGAGGAGAGATCCCCGATCCTGCGGAATGTTAGCTTCTCTGTGCCGGAAGGGAAGACGATCGCGCTTGTCGGAGCGAGCGGCGGAGGGAAGAGCACGGTGTTTAAGCTTGTATACGGCTTTTATCCGCTTCCGGAGGACCAGGGCGAGATCCGCGTGTTCGGCAGCCTGATCCACGGCGCCGATCCGGAGCAGCTTCGGTCGCATTTTTCCGTGGTAACCCAGGATTCATATTTGTTTAGCGGCACGATCGCTGAAAATATCGGCTACGGGCGGGAAGTAGCGTCGATGGACGAGATTATCGAAGCCGCCAAAGCCGCTCAGGCGCATTCCTTCATTATGCAGCTGCCCGACGGCTACCAGACGTATGTCGGAGAGCGCGGAGGCTTTTTGTCCGGCGGGCAGCGCCAGCGCATTGCAATGGCCCGGGCTTTTCTGAAGGATGCTCCCGTTCTGCTGCTGGACGAGCCAACGTCGGCTCTTGATCCGGAGTCGGAAAGCGCGGTTCAGGAAGCGCTGGGCGTATTGATGAAGCAGAGAACGACGATGGTTATTGCCCACCGGCTTTCTACAGTACAAAACGCCGACGAAATTTGGGTCATGGAACAGGGGAGTATTGTTGAAAAGGGCACTCATGAACAATTGTTGAAGATGAAGGGACTGTACGCCCAGTCGTACTATCAGGAATTTACTGAGTCTGCCGAACGCAGGGAGGTGGCGTACACATGA